The Chryseobacterium sp. JV274 sequence GAAGAAGAAGTTGAGTGGTTAGATGATCTTGAAGGTGATGATGAAGAAACTATGGCAGACGAAGCTACTAAAGTAGTAGAAGCAGCGTTTAAATGGTGCGACGAAGAGTTGGCTAAGTACGACGAAGAAGAGGAAGATTAATAACACTCTAAACATAAAAAAGGAACTCAATTGAGTTCCTTTTGTTTTTTATTCTGATTTAGTGAATTTCAATAGCAAGAGATTGTCTTTATACAATTCTAAAGTATTTCCGGAAATCACATATTTATTTGCTTTTCCCATCATATCCATAAAGTTCTGCTCAACTCCGATGTTGTTGCACATCATTTTTGTAGATCCCATTTGCCCGGCTGTAAAACCACCTGTAGACGGATCTATTGAAGCTGTTCCGAAATAGTTGTTACACCCTGCATTTCCTGTAATTTTCTCTCCTTCAATATTTAATGTCGGAACCTTACCTTTTACACTTTCAGCCAGAGTCCATTTTGTATTGGCAAGAGCAGGCTGAGCCTTTCCTACTTTAGATGCAGACGGGCTTGTCATGGATCCACATGATGCCAGTACTGCTGCTGCACATATACTTAAAAAAAGATTTTTCATTTTTTTCTTTTTGA is a genomic window containing:
- a CDS encoding META domain-containing protein, whose product is MKNLFLSICAAAVLASCGSMTSPSASKVGKAQPALANTKWTLAESVKGKVPTLNIEGEKITGNAGCNNYFGTASIDPSTGGFTAGQMGSTKMMCNNIGVEQNFMDMMGKANKYVISGNTLELYKDNLLLLKFTKSE